The DNA window CACGAGCTGTTCTTCGCCCTCTTCTCTGGTTGTTGCGTATGCGCTTGCGGTACTCGCGAGCGGTAAAGCCAGTCGCGTACTGATGGCCGGTTTTGACGGTTACGGCGCGGATGACCCGCGAAGTCGCGAGATGCAGGCACTGCTCGAAGCCTACCAGGGGACCGAAGGCGCAAGGACGCTGATCGCTATAACGCCGACGCGATACAACTTGACCACACAATCAGTTTACGGGATGGCAGAACAATGATGAGATCGGTGGCAGTGATTCCTGCCCGGTACCAGTCGTCCAGGTATCCCGGCAAGCCCCTTGTCAAGTTGTTGGGTAAACCCATGTTGCTCTGGGTGGCGGAGCTCTCGGCCAAGGCCCTGGGTCAGGAAAATGTCTACGTCGCGACCGACGACCACCGGATCGCAGAAGTCGCCCAGCATGCCGGATTCAAGGCGGTGCTCACCAGTTCCGGTGCCCTGACGGGGACAGATCGACTGGCCGAGGCCGCTGAGTCTATCGACGCAGATATCTTCATCAATGTGCAGGGGGATGAGCCCCTGGTTGATCCAGAGGATATCTGTCGCGTACGTGACCTTAAACAGGCGTCCATGGATACGGTCATAAATGGATACTGCTGGCTCTCCGAAGAGGAAGATCCGCATAGCGTAAACCTTCCTAAAGTCATAACGACTGAAGCCGGACACCTGGTGTACATGTCTCGCAGCCCCCTGCCTGGCTATAAGGACGCGAAGAATGCCCCCGTGCACTACAAAAAGCAGGTCTGCATCTACGCGTTCAGTAAACCGGAGCTGAAGGCTTTCCGCGACTTCGGGCGCAAGAGTGAGTTGGAGCGTTCTGAAGATATCGAAATTCTGCGTTTCCTTGAGCTGAAAAGGCCCGTTCTGATGCTTGAGACGCGAGCTGGAAGCCTTGCTGTGGATGTGCCTTCGGATGTGGCTGGTGTCGAGGCGGCGCTTCGGAAAAAACACGCGTGCTGAAGCTGGACAAGTATCAAACCCTGGTTTTTGACTGCGATGGCGTACTGCTTGATTCCAACAAGGTCAAGACAGACGCGTTTCATCGCGCTGCAGAGTCGTATGGTAGAGACCCTGCCCGCAAGCTGGTTGAGTACCACGTCAATAACGGCGGCATTTCCCGCTATGCAAAGTTCGAGTTTTTTCTTGAACACATTCTTGGTCGAGCCGAAATCGATCCTGCCGAGCTAGAGTTGCTCCTCGGCAGATACGCCAGCGGAGTCCAGCAGGGGCTTGCGACATGCGCGATTGCCAATGGCCTGGAAAGATTGCGCGCGCAGACGCGCCAGAGTCGTTGGCTGGTGGTCTCAGGCGGTGACCAGTCCGAACTCCGTGAGCTGTTTGAGAAGCGCGGGCTCTCGGTCCTTTTCGACGGTGGCATTCACGGCAGTCCGGCTACCAAGGATGAGCTCCTTTCTAAACTCATGGAAAATGGCGGTATTCAACGGCCAGCGTTGTTTCTTGGGGACAGCCAGTACGATTATGAAGCGGCGACTCGAGCCGGTCTTGATTTTGTTTTTGTCTCTGCGTGGAGCGAGTCGCACTTTGATTTTGGTGGCGCGCACGCACAGATTAAAGTCCTGGCAGATCTTCTGCAGCCGTAGCGCTGCGTCTGGACTGCCAAAGGGCAGCCAATGCCACGGGTTTCCTTCCGCTCAAAATCTCAACCTCTCTCTGGAGTACCATGAAAATTCTTTTTGTCGGCTTCTACGGAGCGGCGGGACGGAAGATTATTGAAAAGACCTGTGCCAAGAGTGCGGTAACCGAGTACATCCTGATAGGCGAGGATAACCATCAGATCGAAAACGTCCGGTCTCGCTTTCTGCACCGGCGTTATTTCCGCAATGCTCAGGTGACCAAGGATGTGGTGAGATCGTGCCGGCCCCTGGACGCTGACCTATACGAGCAGATGGCGCGCTACGAAGTTGAGTTTTACCAACAGAACGAACGGATCAACAGAACCCATACACTGGATCTCTATGGGACTCGGCGGGAGTTCTATCTGAGGTCGCTCGCTTATTTCAACGATCTGCTGGAAGTGGAAAGCTTTGACGCGGTTATTCTGTCGAATATCCCACACACCAATTACGATCTTCTTCTTTACGGGCTTGCTCGGTGCAAGCATTTGCCTGTCCTCTGCTTTTACCGGACGCCGATAATCCCGGATCGGTTCTTCTACCTGTATTCCCTCGAGAATATCTACGATCACCGGGCTCAACAGTTACGCGACCTGACCCGGCAATACCACGAAAAACCCGTCTCCGAAAAAGCGGGCATACGCCAGCGGCTCAAGGACAGCATCAATGGTTGGGATGAGATCGTTGGCAGAAGCGCCCGGGTGGGCCTCAGCCCGGCGGCGCAACCTGGACGGAGCGCCCCGACTATCCTGAAGGAGAAGCTTACTCGTCTGTTCGCCAGACTATTCCTGAGAACAGCGTCTACCGTTCGATTGAACAAACTGGAGGGTTATCCGGGCGTCGCCCGCAAGCGAGGGCGACTTGAAAAAGCCCGGATGAAGTACTTGAACCAACAATGTGAGCAGTATTACGAGATTCATTCTGTCCGCCCTGTCGCGGGCGAGACGTACGTCTATTTTCCGCTACATAAACAACCGGAAGCGACAACCGGCCCGCTTGGTGGCTTTTTCCAGGACCAGCGACAGGCGATAGATATGCTCAGTAAGTGCCTTCCTGCCGGATGGAAAATCTATGTAAAGGAGTTTCCTCACCAACGTCTGACTCATCGAAGCAGAGGCTATTACGATGAACTGCTGGGGATGGACAACGTGAGGCTGATAAAAAAGGATGTGAACTCGATTGAACTGGTGAAAGGCTCGGCGTTCGTCGCAACCGTCACCGGAACCGCTGCCTGGGAGGCCTTCTGGTTGGAAAAACCGGCGGTATTATTCGGTTACTCACTGCTTTGTGCTGCCAAAGGCATGTTCGATGTTAAGACGGCCTCAGACCTCCGGGGCGTTTTAACTGAAATCCCAAGCGTCTGCATTGATGAAGAGGACCGAATGGCCTGGTTGTTCGCCGTTGACCAACTTGCGTTCAAAGCGTATCTGGAGCCGTACAAGCCTGCAGTGCAAAATTCTGCGTTTTCAGAGGACGAAAATGCAGAGGCTGTTTCCCGGGAGATCTGCAGTTTTCTGAAAAAACACCTCGGCGGGGCAACCGCAAGTTAGCTTTTTTCTACGCCGTTCTGCGCAACTCTGGAAGAGCCTTGATGGCTTCGCGATAAACAGCACCAATCTGTGCTGGGACAACGGGTTGCCCCAGCGCCAAAGCCATGGCCAGACGGTGGTGGCCTTTGCCGCCGAAGAAAGGCTCCCCGCCTGGGCCAATGTGGAAAAGTATGCCGCCTTCCTCACGGAAGTTTCCCGGCACCAGTTCGTTGCGCGGGCTGAGCCTGCCGGCTTTTTCCACTTTGAGGTAGAGCTCGTCCAGTTCAGCGTACCTTCGCTCGATGTCTGCGCGGTTGCGTAGGCGGTCAACCTTGCCCTTGTCACGGATGCGATCGAGCATCTGCTCAAAAATGCCGGTTTCCTCCCAGGTCAGGCCGTCACGCCAGTGTTGCAGGCAAGCCTTGACTGAGGGCAGGTCACGAACTCCCCGCGTCCGTTCCTGGGGCCACTCGGCCACAACCCGGGCGCTTTCCTTTGAATTCCACTTTTTGAGTGCGTGCTCAACTTGGTCGAGGGGAATCCAAAGCCGTTCGGCAAACAGGGGCGCCTGCGGACCGTAGTTTTTCAGGTTGATCCGGTCCTGCCGGGCTGCCCGGAGCCGGCTGGCCCAATTGCGTCGCATTTGCCCGAACGCGCTTTTTTCGGTGACCGCCGGCTGATGGGAGACCCTGGGCATCAGCGCGACGCCTTGTCTGGCAAAAGCAAAAACTGTTCGACCACGGACTCAGACCGAAACGCTGCCAGCCAGTCGGGGTTGACCGTAATCGGAAGCGC is part of the Hydrocarboniclastica marina genome and encodes:
- a CDS encoding 3-deoxy-manno-octulosonate cytidylyltransferase; protein product: MMRSVAVIPARYQSSRYPGKPLVKLLGKPMLLWVAELSAKALGQENVYVATDDHRIAEVAQHAGFKAVLTSSGALTGTDRLAEAAESIDADIFINVQGDEPLVDPEDICRVRDLKQASMDTVINGYCWLSEEEDPHSVNLPKVITTEAGHLVYMSRSPLPGYKDAKNAPVHYKKQVCIYAFSKPELKAFRDFGRKSELERSEDIEILRFLELKRPVLMLETRAGSLAVDVPSDVAGVEAALRKKHAC
- a CDS encoding HAD family hydrolase is translated as MLKLDKYQTLVFDCDGVLLDSNKVKTDAFHRAAESYGRDPARKLVEYHVNNGGISRYAKFEFFLEHILGRAEIDPAELELLLGRYASGVQQGLATCAIANGLERLRAQTRQSRWLVVSGGDQSELRELFEKRGLSVLFDGGIHGSPATKDELLSKLMENGGIQRPALFLGDSQYDYEAATRAGLDFVFVSAWSESHFDFGGAHAQIKVLADLLQP